GCGGCATGCAGAGCTGGCAAAACGGGGAATTTCTTATCCTTGGTTTGAACCAAGAAACTGCATCCTATATCGTTAAAATCCCAAATACagctgttttgttgcttttaataCCCTGCAAGCAACGGATTGAACCACGCAAAACccgttgtttattttatagcGCTGTCCCACAAGCAAGTAAGCAGGAATTCCTGCGTAATTAGATGAAACCCAGTACCCAGGATGGAGGAGGTTTAAAGTCCCTTATTTTCATACCTTCGCACCTCCCCCACTGCAAAAGATGTAGGTGGGTTCGCAATTTATATGACACGTGACGGAATGACATTCAAACCAACATTCACTTCACGCATGAATGTAGTGTGACGTATATTGTTTGTCTTGCTACTGCCTGCTGGCCTTATCATCGaagtgtggttttttttcttctctccatGAAGTACCGCGTTCCGTAATTGCAAACGATGGTGGAACAGTATATCTACGTACGAGGCATGCGCTCCGCGTGGCAACGCACAGTTTCCCCACGGAAAAGACGCGCAATGTGGCGTGTTTGGCAACAGCTGGCGTTGTTTtggttcaattttttttaaagacaGTTTTACTACGTGTCTGCGCTTGATCACGCTCTCTCTCGCCGCTCTGTTGCCGAAAGTTGAACTGCACTGAAAGAGCGAACGAGTGCAAAACAAAGAGACTCTTTCTACTCTTTTGATtgctacaataaaaaaaatcgaaaggcATGCTTACAGTATTCATCAAATTAACTGTAGATAGTCCCttaatacaaaaatataaGATAATATTTCAATGGTTTCATGAAAGCTTTCATGAAGCTTATTTGTTTCATGAAACAATAAAGAATTGTTAGAAGACCTTCTACAAAACCTTTTGCATATTCAAAATGTTATACAATTTAATGGTTCGGTCAAAACGAGTTTAGGCATTAATAGTtagttaataataaattaattttcttcaaataaaCGAGCGGGAATTGTACTTTCGAGCAGTTgcaaaaaaagctttcaaacAGCTGAGTAGCTTATTTTTTCCCTCAAAGCAATGGACTTTTGTGAGGTAGAGAAGAACAATTTACATTTTGTTACCATTACAAACCTATTTTAACACTCAATTATTAAACGCTTTTATCTTTCTTTCGTCCTCCCAGAGCGTGAAAAACCATCGTTTATAAAAGGGGACGAACCGGGCCTGGCTGGCAAGCAGGGCCGGAACGATCTTAGCTGTGCGAACACCGTTAAAATTGCGAGCGTTGAACGTCAAGATGGCGCCTATGTACCGACCGTTGGTCGCTGGGGCAACGAGTGGCCAAGCTGACTCGGAACCGAATGGAACGAACTACTGCCCGTGGTTCGGCAGGACCATGGGACTACCGGCGGTCGATCTGCCCGACGATTGACCGAACCGGACAGTCACAGACACGATGTGACTACCAACGATGAAGCAGCACCACCATCGCGGTTGCGACCGGTGGTCCGCACCGTACCGAGCACTAACGGCCCATCCGCCGCCGTCGATGCTGAAGGTGGTACGGGCGAGACCGAACTGGCCGCCGCCGTTGGGATCGCTTCCAGAGATGGTACGGCCGCCGTCAGTCGCCCACCGAGTGCGACCGGCCGTGGCCACTGGATTGCGGACGATGGTGATAGCTACAATCTGGGCGCGTTCGATCAAACGAACGGTCCGTGGCCGATCCGGCAACCGTTGCCACTGCCCAAGTGGTCGAGCCGGCCGGTCACACCGTTCGTGGTGGACAAGCTGTGGCAGTACGAGGACCTGATCGGTTTGATCGAAACCAAGCTTCAGCGTATGCTCGAGGAGACGCACTACAACACGGCGAATAACTTTGTGGATTTTTACAGGGCCTACCGGGCCGCTCACCGTCACGGCCGCGGTGAACTGAAGACGCACTTCCAGCACTATACCATCCCGATCAACCGTCGGCACCATATGTGTGTCAGCTTGGGAATGGAAATAGTCTCAAGGTAGGGTTGCTGAGAAGCAGCGTTGGCTCTCTCCAAAAGTGCCTAATGGTGTTATCATTCTTTTCGTTATAGAATCGCAGAACATCATCCGGACATTGCACGTCTGTTCTATCTGGTATCGTGCGAAGAAGCGTTAGACGAGTCGGATTCGTACATTCAACACTGTGAGGAGAATGGTATCGAATATGCCGGGTCCACTCTGGAGAAGGAGCATGCAATGGTAGCGATGAAGATCTTGGTCGGAGGACGCGAAGGTGTGCTGATCCTCGATCCAGGCTACCATGTGGCGCGTGCCGTCACTGTCATGAAGGACCAGAAGTACCCTCACACGGGGTGGTTCACACAGTCGGATGAACCGCATTGCAAGCGCGAGTACAGCTACGCACTGCACGACGAGAGCAGTGACTACATCACCTGGACAGAACGTATGACTCGCGGTGGAAAGCAACAGTACGAAGAATCGCTGGTGTACATCGCACGTTCCTACCGTACGGCAATCGATGTTACCGTGCGTCGTAACTTGGTGTACAACTTCCGGTCACTACTGTCCCGCGACGCAAAGGGACGCGTCTGTGCCGGGCTGTACTTCCCAGTTGTACCGAATTCACTCGATGCGCATGTGACACTGTTCTACGACAATGCTAACGCTTCACAGGTGAAACAGAAGTTTATGTTCGCCTTGTTCAAAGATCCGGAAAAGGTAATTTTCTTTTAGTAAAATGTATGCCTGGTTGAGCTGCAAAACTAACCCTATATTTTGTACCCTTCTGTTGATAGATTCCTGACCCGGTACTGGCCCATCTTGAAAATTTGGCCCCACAATTGCGCATGAAGCTTGGTGAGCTGATCGACCTGATGGTGGATCTTGCCGAGTCTGTACACGACATCGAATTCGTGCAGCAGGTGCTCGAGatcaacaataacatcaaCGAGCTCTCGGCGGATAATTAAACTACTATGCACTTTTTCTACTTCTTTATAATTCCCTATTTCATGTACGTAGCTGGGGAAGCTATTTGATGAATCACTCTAATGCAACTTTGCATAACAAATCACAGCCGTTCTCAACTAGAAGCAATAATCGACAAATTTTCTTCACGCGCTGTTACCTAAAACATCGTAAATTCGTAATTCAACATTTTTCCTGTAATTATGTGTGTCATTAAAGCGAATTTCTATTTTGTAATGTGCTAGCTCGCACAACTTTTAATTTGCACCGATTGAATTACTACTGTCCAAACAGTAACgcaatatttttgttaaactttACAGGACCAAAACTTCGACAGGTCATTCCCAAGGTTAAAGATGATTTGACGATTTATGTAAAGTCTCTTGTTCACACGTAAACAGTTCACTTAACTACTAATGCACCGGAAGACATTGCATCGTAGTGTGTATGTGATGTGTGTGGTGGTTCTATCCCTATCGGACTATTTAATCAGTTTTACTCAAAGTGTATATCTATTCTACCGCAACTACTAAACAGCTTGACAAATAAAGATATAAAAAATGCATTGTGTGCTAGTTGGGTTGTGTTATTTGCGAAAGAAGAATGTAGCCATTGTTGCTGCATTAACAAACTAGCTAATAATTACCGAGATAGCAAGATAAGTTGACCAAGAGTTAAAACAGTACAGAACAGTTTGAATGTAATAAATCCAATGTTAATGAGGAGAATTAATCGACAATGACTCGAGACACGTGTGCGAACTAACATCAAATGTAGATATTTGTTATTGGTTAGCACTGGTATACTTCTAAACGattgttttattcaattacGATTCTTTAAATTCCTGATACCGTATTATACGGacaa
The Anopheles moucheti chromosome 2, idAnoMoucSN_F20_07, whole genome shotgun sequence genome window above contains:
- the LOC128296724 gene encoding uncharacterized protein LOC128296724 — protein: MLEETHYNTANNFVDFYRAYRAAHRHGRGELKTHFQHYTIPINRRHHMCVSLGMEIVSRIAEHHPDIARLFYLVSCEEALDESDSYIQHCEENGIEYAGSTLEKEHAMVAMKILVGGREGVLILDPGYHVARAVTVMKDQKYPHTGWFTQSDEPHCKREYSYALHDESSDYITWTERMTRGGKQQYEESLVYIARSYRTAIDVTVRRNLVYNFRSLLSRDAKGRVCAGLYFPVVPNSLDAHVTLFYDNANASQVKQKFMFALFKDPEKIPDPVLAHLENLAPQLRMKLGELIDLMVDLAESVHDIEFVQQVLEINNNINELSADN